A region of Arabidopsis thaliana chromosome 5, partial sequence DNA encodes the following proteins:
- a CDS encoding SPOC domain / Transcription elongation factor S-II protein, with protein sequence MSSNMGTELIDLETVKADSDAFGETNLMELVGSNDPPSLQHISVSEIEQEPMEISVSGPLSFQFEPEAVSFQSSMLVDTQSLMPQLQLPYSVERSVAACSNSVTGKRKSPPESTLSGSATSEKLDASNKRVEPVHHRPWLEQFYSECIQRGHMPPPATLSTKTEHLPTPAKKVRQMEPASQKSGKQVMNKKQAGLSQGSVKTLNDGNESLRSKMKESLAAALALVHEHEESPKEKKNSETEEASVPVADSNEPASACGTSVTVGEDITPAMSTRDESFEQKNGNGRTLSQESSKDTKMNYVNQSDVQKTQFDEVFPCDDVRFSDSIFTGDELLQGNGLSWVLEPVSDFGENETQKSFEDPELLASKIELELFKLFGGVNKKYKEKGRSLLFNLKDKNNPELRESVMSGKISPERLCNMTAEELASKELSQWRQAKAEEMAEMVVLRDTDIDVRNLVRKTHKGEFQVEIDPVDSGTVDVSAEITSNSKPRAKAKSSKSSTKATLKKNDSNDKNIKSNQGTSSAVTLPPTEEIDPMQGLSMDDEMKDVGFLPPIVSLDEFMESLNSEPPFGSPHEHPPGKEDPASEKSDSKDGSHSKSPSRSPKQSPKEPSESVSSKTELEKTNVISPKPDAGDQLDGDVSKPENTSLVDSIKEDRIWDGILQLSSASVVSVTGIFKSGEKAKTSEWPTMVEVKGRVRLSAFGKFVKELPLSRSRVLMRLGFSLAKTWNPESKKAHC encoded by the exons ATGTCCAGTAATATGGGAACAGAGCTTATTGATCTGGAGACTGTGAAAGCGGATTCAGATGCTTTTGGAGAAACGAATTTGATGGAGTTAGTTGGATCAAATGATCCTCCTTCTCTTCAGCATATCTCAGTTTCAGAGATTGAGCAAGAGCCTATGGAAATATCTGTCTCTGGTCCTTTGTCATTCCAATTTGAGCCAGAGGCTGTCTCTTTTCAATCATCTATGTTGGTTGATACTCAGTCTTTGATGCCTCAGTTGCAACTTCCATATTCTGTAGAGAGGTCAGTAGCTGCATGTAGTAACTCAGTGACAGGGAAGCGGAAATCGCCACCAGAGTCTACTCTCAGTGGTTCTGCTACTTCCGAGAAGTTAGATGCATCTAACAAGCGAGTAGAGCCAGTGCACCACAGACCATGGCTAGAACAATTTTATTCAGAATGTATTCAGCGGGGTCATATGCCACCACCTGCTACTCTTTCTACCAAGACAGAACATCTACCAACGCCTGCTAAGAAAGTAAGGCAAATGGAACCTGCTTCCCAAAAATCTGGGAAGCAAGTGATGAACAAGAAACAAGCAGGCTTGTCACAAGGGTCGGTGAAAACACTGAATGATGGTAACGAGTCTTTGAGGTCTAAAATGAAGGAATCATTAGCAGCTGCCTTGGCTTTGGTTCACGAGCATGAGGAGTCTccgaaagagaaaaagaattcAGAAACTGAAGAAGCAAGTGTTCCAGTAGCTGATAGTAATGAGCCTGCGTCAGCCTGTGGTACCAGTGTTACAGTAGGTGAAGACATCACGCCAGCAATGTCCACAAGGGATGAAAGTTTTGAGCAGAAGAACGGCAATGGAAGAACTTTGTCGCAAGAGAGTTCCAAGGACACCAAGATGAATTATGTTAATCAATCTGATGTACAGAAAACTCAATTTGACGAGGTTTTCCCCTGTGATGATGTTCGTTTTAGTGATAGTATTTTTACTGGCGATGAACTTTTACAGGGTAATGGCCTCTCATGGGTTTTGGAACCTGTTTCAGATTTTGGGGAGAATGAAACTCAAAAGTCGTTTGAGGATCCAGAGCTCTTGGCATCTAAAATTGAGTTGGAACTTTTTAAGCTATTTGGAGGTGTGAACAAGAAGTACAAAGAGAAGGGAAGGTCTCTCTTATTCAATTTGAAGGATAAGAACAATCCTGAGCTAAGAGAAAGTGTCATGTCCGGAAAGATATCTCCAGAGAGATTATGTAATATGACAGCTGAGGAACTTGCTTCTAAGGAGCTTTCTCAGTGGCGACAAGCAAAAGCAGAAGAGATGGCGGAGATGGTTGTCCTACGGGACACAGACATTGATGTCAGAAATCTGGTGAGGAAAACGCATAAAGGTGAGTTCCAGGTAGAAATTGATCCCGTTGACAGTGGGACAGTGGATGTCTCTGCTGAGATTACATCAAATAGTAAACCTCGAGCCAAAGCAAAATCCTCGAAATCATCTACCAAAGCcactttaaagaaaaatgactCTAATGATAAGAACATAAAATCCAACCAGGGAACATCATCTGCTGTGACTCTGCCCCCAACAGAGGAGATTGATCCGATGCAAGGTCTGTCAATGGATGATGAGATGAAGGATGTGGGATTTCTTCCTCCAATTGTATCCCTTGATGAGTTCATGGAATCCCTGAACTCAGAACCTCCATTTGGCAGTCCACATGAACATCCTCCTGGAAAGGAAGATCCTGCATCTGAGAAGAGTGACTCTAAAGATGGGTCACATTCAAAATCACCTTCAAGATCTCCTAAGCAGTCTCCAAAGGAACCGAGTGAGAGCGTCTCTTCTAAAACAGAACTCGAAAAGACTAATGTAATTTCCCCAAAACCTGATGCTGGTGACCAACTCGACGGTGATGTCTCCAAACCTGAAAATACATCTTTGGTTGATAGCATTAAAGAGGATCGAATATGGGATGGTATATTGCAGCTTAGTTCCGCTTCAGTTGTCTCAGTCACTGGAATTTTCAAGAG TGGTGAGAAAGCAAAGACAAGCGAGTGGCCAACAATGGTGGAGGTAAAGGGTAGAGTGAGACTCAGTGCGTTTGGGAAGTTTGTAAAAGAGCTTCCGTTGTCTCGAAGCCGTGTCTTAATG AGACTAGGCTTCTCATTAGCTAAAACATGGAACCCAGAAAGCAAAAAAGCTCACTGTTGA
- a CDS encoding SPOC domain / Transcription elongation factor S-II protein: protein MSSNMGTELIDLETVKADSDAFGETNLMELVGSNDPPSLQHISVSEIEQEPMEISVSGPLSFQFEPEAVSFQSSMLVDTQSLMPQLQLPYSVERSVAACSNSVTGKRKSPPESTLSGSATSEKLDASNKRVEPVHHRPWLEQFYSECIQRGHMPPPATLSTKTEHLPTPAKKVRQMEPASQKSGKQVMNKKQAGLSQGSVKTLNDGNESLRSKMKESLAAALALVHEHEESPKEKKNSETEEASVPVADSNEPASACGTSVTVGEDITPAMSTRDESFEQKNGNGRTLSQESSKDTKMNYVNQSDVQKTQFDEVFPCDDVRFSDSIFTGDELLQGNGLSWVLEPVSDFGENETQKSFEDPELLASKIELELFKLFGGVNKKYKEKGRSLLFNLKDKNNPELRESVMSGKISPERLCNMTAEELASKELSQWRQAKAEEMAEMVVLRDTDIDVRNLVRKTHKGEFQVEIDPVDSGTVDVSAEITSNSKPRAKAKSSKSSTKATLKKNDSNDKNIKSNQGTSSAVTLPPTEEIDPMQGLSMDDEMKDVGFLPPIVSLDEFMESLNSEPPFGSPHEHPPGKEDPASEKSDSKDGSHSKSPSRSPKQSPKEPSESVSSKTELEKTNVISPKPDAGDQLDGDVSKPENTSLVDSIKEDRIWDGILQLSSASVVSVTGIFKSGEKAKTSEWPTMVEVKGRVRLSAFGKFVKELPLSRSRVLMVYKVYYVHYLCSSIISISFTLFPVTITSNNTRSTKSHLNITSRFLMQRLGFSLAKTWNPESKKAHC from the exons ATGTCCAGTAATATGGGAACAGAGCTTATTGATCTGGAGACTGTGAAAGCGGATTCAGATGCTTTTGGAGAAACGAATTTGATGGAGTTAGTTGGATCAAATGATCCTCCTTCTCTTCAGCATATCTCAGTTTCAGAGATTGAGCAAGAGCCTATGGAAATATCTGTCTCTGGTCCTTTGTCATTCCAATTTGAGCCAGAGGCTGTCTCTTTTCAATCATCTATGTTGGTTGATACTCAGTCTTTGATGCCTCAGTTGCAACTTCCATATTCTGTAGAGAGGTCAGTAGCTGCATGTAGTAACTCAGTGACAGGGAAGCGGAAATCGCCACCAGAGTCTACTCTCAGTGGTTCTGCTACTTCCGAGAAGTTAGATGCATCTAACAAGCGAGTAGAGCCAGTGCACCACAGACCATGGCTAGAACAATTTTATTCAGAATGTATTCAGCGGGGTCATATGCCACCACCTGCTACTCTTTCTACCAAGACAGAACATCTACCAACGCCTGCTAAGAAAGTAAGGCAAATGGAACCTGCTTCCCAAAAATCTGGGAAGCAAGTGATGAACAAGAAACAAGCAGGCTTGTCACAAGGGTCGGTGAAAACACTGAATGATGGTAACGAGTCTTTGAGGTCTAAAATGAAGGAATCATTAGCAGCTGCCTTGGCTTTGGTTCACGAGCATGAGGAGTCTccgaaagagaaaaagaattcAGAAACTGAAGAAGCAAGTGTTCCAGTAGCTGATAGTAATGAGCCTGCGTCAGCCTGTGGTACCAGTGTTACAGTAGGTGAAGACATCACGCCAGCAATGTCCACAAGGGATGAAAGTTTTGAGCAGAAGAACGGCAATGGAAGAACTTTGTCGCAAGAGAGTTCCAAGGACACCAAGATGAATTATGTTAATCAATCTGATGTACAGAAAACTCAATTTGACGAGGTTTTCCCCTGTGATGATGTTCGTTTTAGTGATAGTATTTTTACTGGCGATGAACTTTTACAGGGTAATGGCCTCTCATGGGTTTTGGAACCTGTTTCAGATTTTGGGGAGAATGAAACTCAAAAGTCGTTTGAGGATCCAGAGCTCTTGGCATCTAAAATTGAGTTGGAACTTTTTAAGCTATTTGGAGGTGTGAACAAGAAGTACAAAGAGAAGGGAAGGTCTCTCTTATTCAATTTGAAGGATAAGAACAATCCTGAGCTAAGAGAAAGTGTCATGTCCGGAAAGATATCTCCAGAGAGATTATGTAATATGACAGCTGAGGAACTTGCTTCTAAGGAGCTTTCTCAGTGGCGACAAGCAAAAGCAGAAGAGATGGCGGAGATGGTTGTCCTACGGGACACAGACATTGATGTCAGAAATCTGGTGAGGAAAACGCATAAAGGTGAGTTCCAGGTAGAAATTGATCCCGTTGACAGTGGGACAGTGGATGTCTCTGCTGAGATTACATCAAATAGTAAACCTCGAGCCAAAGCAAAATCCTCGAAATCATCTACCAAAGCcactttaaagaaaaatgactCTAATGATAAGAACATAAAATCCAACCAGGGAACATCATCTGCTGTGACTCTGCCCCCAACAGAGGAGATTGATCCGATGCAAGGTCTGTCAATGGATGATGAGATGAAGGATGTGGGATTTCTTCCTCCAATTGTATCCCTTGATGAGTTCATGGAATCCCTGAACTCAGAACCTCCATTTGGCAGTCCACATGAACATCCTCCTGGAAAGGAAGATCCTGCATCTGAGAAGAGTGACTCTAAAGATGGGTCACATTCAAAATCACCTTCAAGATCTCCTAAGCAGTCTCCAAAGGAACCGAGTGAGAGCGTCTCTTCTAAAACAGAACTCGAAAAGACTAATGTAATTTCCCCAAAACCTGATGCTGGTGACCAACTCGACGGTGATGTCTCCAAACCTGAAAATACATCTTTGGTTGATAGCATTAAAGAGGATCGAATATGGGATGGTATATTGCAGCTTAGTTCCGCTTCAGTTGTCTCAGTCACTGGAATTTTCAAGAG TGGTGAGAAAGCAAAGACAAGCGAGTGGCCAACAATGGTGGAGGTAAAGGGTAGAGTGAGACTCAGTGCGTTTGGGAAGTTTGTAAAAGAGCTTCCGTTGTCTCGAAGCCGTGTCTTAATGGTATACAAAGTTTATTACGTGCATTATCTTTGTAGTAGCATTATTAGCATTAGCTTCACTCTCTTCCCTGTTACTATAACGAGCAATAATACTAGATCCACAAAATCTCATCTCAATATTACAAGTCGTTTCTTAATGCAGAGACTAGGCTTCTCATTAGCTAAAACATGGAACCCAGAAAGCAAAAAAGCTCACTGTTGA